Proteins encoded by one window of Salvia splendens isolate huo1 chromosome 7, SspV2, whole genome shotgun sequence:
- the LOC121741167 gene encoding oleosin L-like, producing MAEQHYGQFQSRPHHLQQHHPSPPRSHQMVKAATAVTAGGSLLILSGLTLAATVIALTIATPLLVIFSPVLVPAALAVFALAGGFLASGGFGVAAISVLSWIYKYMTGKHPVGADQLDTARTKLAGKARDMKDRVDHNVSIAQSS from the coding sequence ATGGCTGAACAACACTACGGTCAATTCCAATCCAGGCCCCACCATCTCCAGCAGCACCACCCTTCGCCGCCGCGGAGCCACCAGATGGTCAAGGCCGCCACCGCTGTCACGGCCGGCGGCTCCCTCCTCATCCTCTCCGGCCTCACCCTCGCTGCCACCGTCATCGCCCTCACCATCGCCACGCCGCTCCTCGTCATCTTCAGCCCTGTGCTCGTGCCCGCGGCCCTGGCCGTGTTCGCCCTGGCCGGAGGGTTCCTCGCGTCGGGCGGGTTCGGGGTGGCCGCCATCAGCGTGCTGTCGTGGATCTACAAATACATGACCGGGAAGCACCCTGTCGGGGCCGACCAGCTCGACACCGCGCGCACAAAGCTCGCGGGCAAGGCCAGGGACATGAAGGACAGGGTGGACCATAATGTCTCCATTGCGCAAAGCTCTTGA